From Candidatus Poribacteria bacterium, the proteins below share one genomic window:
- a CDS encoding transglycosylase SLT domain-containing protein — translation MTTSVKERATSTINKRETSVQRSEKTKTESSPKRAPDNTRRITKDTEDTKNAKSPTEQIAKQYGVEVNLILALVKRESTFNPKAISRNGAVGLLQLMPPTARGLGLKVPAYQNVRKPTPDPNIDERFHPPKNLEAGVKYLDNMLERYDGDYSLALAAYNAGPGNVRKNGKLSRSAERYVGRVLDSYYQYKRDATLKNADLRRLDAILR, via the coding sequence ATGACGACTTCTGTGAAGGAAAGGGCGACTTCCACAATAAATAAAAGGGAAACCTCGGTGCAGAGAAGCGAGAAAACCAAAACGGAGAGTTCTCCCAAACGTGCGCCCGATAATACGAGGCGAATCACCAAAGATACAGAAGATACTAAAAATGCAAAATCTCCAACTGAGCAGATCGCGAAGCAATATGGTGTCGAAGTCAATCTCATCCTCGCTCTGGTCAAAAGGGAGTCAACCTTCAATCCCAAAGCAATTTCCCGCAATGGTGCCGTTGGACTGCTGCAACTGATGCCGCCGACAGCACGGGGGCTTGGGCTCAAGGTTCCTGCCTATCAGAACGTAAGAAAACCGACACCAGATCCTAACATCGATGAGCGCTTTCACCCGCCTAAAAACCTAGAGGCGGGAGTCAAATATCTGGACAACATGCTTGAAAGGTATGATGGAGATTACAGCCTCGCACTCGCTGCTTATAATGCGGGACCGGGAAACGTTCGGAAAAACGGAAAACTCAGTCGTTCAGCGGAACGGTATGTTGGCAGAGTGCTCGACAGCTACTATCAATACAAGAGGGATGCCACATTAAAAAATGCAGATCTTCGCAGATTAGATGCTATCCTTAGGTAG
- a CDS encoding EutN/CcmL family microcompartment protein, with product MTVGKVVGTVVATRKDEKLVGSKLLIVQDTELDGTLLSRYTVAVDAVGAGVGELVLTAAGSSARQTDVTKNKPIDAVIMAIIDSIEVYREIQFQK from the coding sequence ATGACGGTTGGAAAAGTTGTGGGAACTGTCGTTGCCACACGAAAAGATGAAAAACTGGTCGGTAGTAAGTTGCTGATTGTGCAGGATACCGAGCTAGATGGAACGCTCCTCAGTCGATATACAGTTGCTGTTGATGCTGTCGGTGCGGGTGTTGGCGAGTTGGTACTCACCGCAGCGGGAAGTTCAGCCCGTCAAACCGATGTTACTAAGAATAAGCCTATTGATGCAGTGATCATGGCGATTATTGATTCAATTGAGGTGTATAGGGAAATTCAGTTTCAGAAGTAG
- a CDS encoding Gfo/Idh/MocA family oxidoreductase: MSDKVRLAVIGCGGIANAHLRGYQALVEKGVNTFSIEATCDVRREAAQNYAEQVAELQGTVPHVYDDVEEMLKAEDLNGADICTSHAYHHISAIPCLESGVDIMTEKPFGVTIKASQKMIEVAKKNGRLTATAENCRRTPGQRTVQWALNEGNIIGTPRMFFAQSAAWNDPANIGDWHWRLGKEFSGGGMVMDSGAHMMDTIRYFFGDVEKVYAEVRQIDGRFANHAEKGKVPTCHEDTWVAIITFKSGVIGTWSWTVAAPCANHLNVAFYGAEGVIRDSGDVFHPFTAKDRGEAERLDGTRYNMQELREMYLETLSDDEKERLFPHGIEDGFALEIYDFIDAIRNRRSPEVDGWTGLQAKAISIAIYESGYSGEVVTLDDVLDGKVSGYQQDIDEQWGL; encoded by the coding sequence GTGTCAGATAAGGTTCGTTTAGCGGTCATTGGTTGTGGTGGAATCGCAAATGCACATCTGCGAGGATATCAAGCGTTAGTGGAAAAAGGGGTTAACACCTTTTCAATTGAAGCAACGTGTGATGTGCGTAGGGAAGCCGCGCAAAACTATGCGGAACAGGTTGCAGAATTGCAGGGAACCGTGCCCCACGTTTACGATGACGTTGAAGAAATGCTGAAAGCTGAGGATTTGAACGGGGCAGATATCTGCACGTCCCACGCCTATCACCACATCTCCGCTATCCCATGTCTTGAATCGGGCGTTGACATCATGACGGAGAAGCCGTTTGGCGTAACAATCAAAGCAAGCCAGAAGATGATTGAAGTCGCGAAGAAAAATGGGCGACTTACGGCTACGGCAGAGAATTGTCGCAGGACACCCGGACAACGGACTGTTCAATGGGCACTTAACGAGGGAAACATTATCGGGACACCCCGAATGTTCTTCGCACAATCCGCGGCTTGGAACGATCCAGCAAACATCGGTGATTGGCATTGGCGGTTGGGAAAAGAGTTCAGCGGCGGCGGTATGGTGATGGATAGCGGCGCACACATGATGGATACCATCCGCTACTTCTTCGGTGATGTCGAAAAGGTTTACGCCGAAGTCCGTCAGATTGATGGACGATTCGCCAACCACGCCGAAAAAGGCAAGGTGCCCACTTGCCATGAAGATACTTGGGTCGCGATCATCACGTTCAAGAGTGGTGTCATTGGAACGTGGAGTTGGACGGTTGCCGCACCGTGCGCTAACCATCTGAATGTTGCTTTCTACGGTGCCGAGGGTGTAATCCGTGACAGCGGCGATGTCTTTCATCCGTTTACAGCTAAAGATCGCGGCGAGGCGGAGAGACTTGATGGAACAAGATACAACATGCAGGAACTCCGCGAGATGTACCTTGAAACATTAAGCGATGACGAGAAAGAGCGGCTTTTCCCGCATGGAATTGAAGACGGTTTCGCGCTGGAGATCTACGACTTTATTGATGCAATCAGGAATCGACGATCCCCAGAAGTGGATGGTTGGACCGGTTTGCAAGCCAAAGCCATATCAATCGCAATCTATGAGTCTGGATACTCTGGAGAAGTGGTGACTCTCGATGATGTGCTTGATGGGAAAGTCAGTGGATATCAGCAAGATATCGATGAGCAGTGGGGCCTTTAA
- a CDS encoding DUF4398 domain-containing protein, translating to MKALRDRSIGKQSLLRTWKKNRLYHIWLCLLPMFLIACSGSLGKIHLEDVNTIIAQSETAIEQAHLANAQYLASDTLQQAEHALASAKEAVGAKDGLGAMHLAYNALTQAQIAEQEAMYKSQGNGLNAIIKHKEAKIVALEADLGTADKALEESRTDVKQLDMQKEQLQADMDQKLQEAEQAHRKIFQDYNRIKTDHGYLQSKLDTTQTELRQAQSRAEEHEHQIDQLRRELADAQSSVERAHKVAAEAQTQATAQAQRYSKHIEQLDQSNVLKQRGDMLARKKQEAKAYVQQQRRKQAIRTNSTSLTSEQIASGRAFISGWALARSAKDINQHLSRYTQDATLYQTVIRASNEEQTHLNRLQMVDALKRMVDAEWQKTDSKFDADGESVIATYRFSRLSRNAVSGGIPALHDLWTREVWVRQVGAEWKIFRESWRIYEAVPRYGVAAN from the coding sequence ATGAAAGCGCTCAGAGACAGAAGCATAGGAAAACAGAGTTTGCTTAGAACTTGGAAGAAAAATCGCCTCTATCATATATGGCTATGCCTTCTACCGATGTTTCTCATTGCTTGCAGCGGTTCCCTTGGGAAGATTCACTTGGAAGACGTCAATACTATTATCGCACAATCTGAAACGGCGATTGAACAGGCACACCTTGCAAACGCTCAGTACCTTGCGTCAGACACCTTGCAGCAGGCGGAACATGCCCTTGCAAGTGCGAAGGAAGCTGTGGGTGCGAAGGACGGACTCGGAGCGATGCACCTAGCGTATAACGCCTTGACTCAAGCACAAATTGCTGAACAGGAGGCGATGTATAAATCGCAGGGAAATGGGCTAAATGCCATCATTAAACACAAAGAAGCGAAAATCGTTGCGCTTGAAGCAGATCTGGGAACAGCGGATAAGGCACTTGAAGAATCTCGAACAGATGTCAAGCAATTGGATATGCAAAAAGAGCAGCTGCAAGCTGACATGGATCAAAAACTGCAAGAGGCTGAACAAGCACACCGAAAGATATTCCAAGATTATAATAGAATCAAAACCGATCACGGGTACCTTCAGTCAAAGTTGGATACGACCCAAACAGAACTCCGCCAAGCGCAGAGTCGAGCGGAAGAACATGAGCATCAGATTGATCAGTTACGTCGTGAATTAGCAGATGCTCAATCGTCGGTAGAGAGAGCTCACAAGGTGGCGGCAGAAGCACAAACGCAGGCAACGGCACAGGCGCAGCGCTATTCAAAGCACATTGAACAACTGGATCAGTCTAATGTGTTAAAACAGCGGGGAGATATGCTAGCCCGAAAAAAACAGGAAGCAAAGGCTTATGTACAGCAGCAGCGCAGAAAACAAGCGATTCGGACCAACAGTACCTCACTGACCAGCGAACAGATTGCGAGCGGTAGAGCATTCATTAGCGGTTGGGCACTGGCGCGGTCAGCAAAAGATATAAACCAGCACTTGAGCAGATATACTCAGGATGCGACGCTATATCAGACCGTTATTCGCGCTAGCAACGAAGAGCAAACCCATCTTAACCGCCTGCAAATGGTTGATGCTTTGAAAAGGATGGTGGATGCCGAGTGGCAAAAAACAGATTCCAAGTTTGACGCAGACGGAGAGAGTGTTATTGCCACCTATCGGTTCAGTCGTCTTTCGCGAAATGCGGTGAGTGGCGGGATCCCCGCTCTGCACGATTTGTGGACGCGGGAGGTGTGGGTGCGTCAAGTTGGGGCTGAGTGGAAAATTTTCCGTGAAAGCTGGCGGATTTACGAGGCGGTACCACGGTATGGTGTCGCTGCTAATTAG